A single region of the Anomaloglossus baeobatrachus isolate aAnoBae1 chromosome 2, aAnoBae1.hap1, whole genome shotgun sequence genome encodes:
- the LOC142292425 gene encoding uncharacterized protein LOC142292425, producing MVQQVDIVVIEMEKEQLCQRVRNDEDIVQELTVRWCMHSLGVNLAVHENNKSKQVAETSQEMLPEEDGRGGEIHGAGGQSASTSRAHDRAPPRPSQGRRRGGGGHSASQRAPDSDGEEAGFINIDLLIDEVREREPLWNMADRRHADSIVTRRLWDEVCHAAVEGWGELNSRGQKKQRDKLQKRWRSIRDRFKKELNQEMQAPSGSGGRRSKYRYFRALSFLRTTMVCRSTVCSTQEPASNPTGAIPEQSATGEHRHRPHPSEPSLPSTSVPSTCAGASRETSLPEAAGDEIAFPLPHPSDTAALSRTPLGSGRQRHRGQEKSYAPEFLHLNAAFQNAIQLLAEQNRSSFSLINANMEKNTHELCTRLDRLHLDASKSPNHCFFQAVLERMEKLSLDHQMHVMQATRQALAQVDSQPPPPTPPRPPAPPPAIVPTPPTAQYQPAAQYQPAAQYQPAAQYQPAAQYQPAAQYQLPTTSAPTLPTHYHISPSTPIMTTTQATNSPATSSVSQSLHSTPQSLPNPIPSPGFPLGFSSTPSPSVTSPPPPPTPLSTLNTPTVRVFPPVSPSSTISTPSPRYTNL from the exons GTGGTGTATGCATTCTTTGGGTGTAAACCTAGCAGTACATGAGAATAATAAatctaagcag gtggccgaaacatcacaggagatgctgccagaagaggacggaaggggtggagaaatacacggagcgggcggtcagagt gcttcaacttctagggctcacgatagagctcccccaagaccgtcccagggtcgtcgtcgaggtggcggtggtcatagt gcatcacagcgtgctcccgattctgacggtgaggaggccggatttatcaacatcgacctcctcatcgatgaagttagagaaagggagccgctgtggaacatggctgaccgccgccacgctgattcgatcgtaacccgtcgactctgggacgaggtatgccacgcagcggtagaaggttggggggagctcaattctcgtggccagaagaaacagc gtgacaaacttcagaagcggtggcggtctatcagggatcgcttcaaaaaggagttgaatcaagagatgcaggccccgagtggatccggaggacgcagatcgaagtaccgttactttagagcgttgtcgttcctccggacaactatggtgtgcagaag caccgtctgcagcactcaggagcctgcatcgaacccgacaggagcgatccctgaacagtccgccactggggaacacaggcacagaccccacccatctgaaccttcccttccatcgacatctgtcccatccacctgcgctggagcttcccgtgagacttcattacctgaagctgctggtgatgagatagcttttcccctaccccacccctctgacactgctgccctcagtagaacacctttgggttctgggcgtcagcgtcataggggtcaggaaaagagctatgcgcccgagttcttgcatctaaatgcagccttccagaacgccattcaattattagccgaacaaaatcgttcatcttttagcttaataaatgccaatatggaaaaaaatacgcacgaattgtgcacgcgtctggacaggctgcatttagatgcaagtaaatcacccaatcattgtttttttcaagccgtactagagcgcatggaaaagctatctcttgaccatcagatgcatgtaatgcaagccacacggcaggctctggcgcaggttgactcccaaccacctccacccacccctccaagaccacctgccccccctccagccattgtccctactccccctactgcccagtaccagcctgctgcccagtaccagcctgcagcccagtaccagcctgcagcccagtaccagcctgcagcccagtaccagcctgcggcccagtaccagctcccaaccacatctgcccctacacttcctacccactaccacatctcgccttccacacccatcatgaccacaactcaagccactaattcaccagccacctcttctgtctcccaatccctccactccacccctcaatccttaccaaatcccatcccatctcctggtttccctcttggtttctcaagcacaccttcaccttctgttacttccccaccaccaccaccaacaccactttccaccctcaatactccaactgtgcgtgtgttcccacctgtcagcccctccagtactatctccaccccaagcccaagatataccaatttataa